Part of the Debaryomyces hansenii CBS767 chromosome C complete sequence genome is shown below.
TCAATGATGAACGAAAAAAAGACCTATAAAGACgaacaattcaaattttatgCTTTACCCGAATTTTCAACGAAAAACTATGAATTTTCTTTCGATGAAATTAACCCCAACGATAAAAAGATGTCtataattcaagaagacAAATACAATATGATTACAGATTTCCTAGAAGAAAAACTAATTGATAACGATTTAAACTACTATGTTCAGAATGAATCATTCAAGCATTAGTTTAATTTAATGACTTTTACGCCctatttattatcaatataaattattattagtttAAGATTGTAGCATACAGCTGATTCGCCTCTTTAACACATTATTTGGTTCAGTATTCCATGGAGATAATAGAGCAATGCTTCTGTTCTCTTCtttgatttggaaaatcCTACCGAAAATTGATTTCCAAAACTAACTAACACAAAAACTAATTCGGTCATTAAACTCACCGAAATTTACCGCTTTGCTAATTTACGTCTAGATATATAAACGGCTATCTGTCAGAATGGATACTATTAGTGAATACTTGGAATTTCTGATTGATTTTAAAGGCCAAGAGAAAGCTGAAGATATCGTACACAAATCAAACTATTTAATTATTCCAATTTCCTTAATTATTGGTTGGTTAACGCaagatttattttcaactgttatttcatttttagtTCAGTTTGCGATTGTTTTACTAATTGTTTTACCTAATTGGCCATTATACAACAAGAATCCAGTTAGTTGGATACAGATCAAATATGAGTTATGAAAAGTCGAAGGATCTATTCTTGggatttgatttatcaacccaacaattgaagattATTGCGACGGATGAGAATTTAGAACACTTAGAGACATTCCATGTCGAGTTtgatgatttatataaagaaaaatatggAATCAAGAAGGGGGTTATTAGTAACGATGATTCCGGTGAAATTGTATCTCCGGTTGCCATGTGGTTGGATGCATTGGACCATATATTTGGACACatgaaagaaaaaggaTTTCCATTCGATAAAGTAAGAGGTATTAGTGGATCTGGACAACAACATGGATCAGTATACTGGTCCAATAATGCCCCTACTTTATTGCAAGGTTTGAAGGCTGATAGCCCTCTTAGCGAGCAATTGAAGGGTGCATTCACATTTGAAAACTCGCCAAACTGGCAGGATCACTCCACCGgagaagaaatcaagacatttgaagaaacaGTGGGTGGTAGTGATCATTTGGCAGAGATTACTGGATCCCGTGCCCATTATAGATTTACTGGTTTGCAAATTAGAAAACTAGCAGTTAGAACAAACCCATCAAAATATAGAGAAACTTATAGAATCTCGTTGGTTTCGAGTTTCATGGCTAGTGTACTTTTAGGAAAGATCACTAATATTGAACAAGCAGAAGCTTGCGGAATGAATCTCTATGATATCAAGAAGGATGActatgatgaagaattgttATCTTTGGCAGCAGGAGTTCATTCAGCTAAAGATGGTGCAACTAAGGAACAAACTGAGGCGGGTGTCTCCgaattaaaaaagaagTTGGGTGAAATTAAACCTATTACCTATGAAAACGCGGGTGACATCTCTCAATATTTTGTTAATAAGTATGGATTCAATTCCGACGTTAAAATTTACTCGTTCACTGGCGATAATTTAGcaacaataatttcattaccTTTAGCACCGAATGATATTTTAACTTCTTTGGGTACTTCTACAACGGTATTATTAATTACTAAGAATTATATTCCATCGtctcaatatcatttatttatgCATCCTACTATGCCAAACCATTATATGGGTATGATCTGTTATTGTAATGGATCGTTGGCGAGAGAAAAGATTCGTGATTCAGTAAATGAGAAGACTGGTGTCAAAGATTCTAAGAGTTGGGATAAGTTTAATGAGTTATTGGATTCTTCTGAtactttcaataatgaattgggTATTTATTTTCCATTAGGCGAAATCGTTCCAAATGCTTCAGCCCAATATAAGAGATGTAAATTAGATGAccagaataaattgattaacGTAGATTCTTGGGacgttgaagaagatgttAGTTCAATTGTCGAGTCGCAAACTTTGAGTTGCAGATTAAGAGCTGGTCCAATGATAAGTAGTTCTGGTTCTGCTGATTCCACCCCTACCCCTGAATCATCTGATTCACGCAAATTATACCAAGATTTGCATCAAAAGTTTGGTGATTTATACACTGATGGTAAGAAACAAACGTATGAATCATTGACTTCTAGACCACATaaagttttctttgttgGCGGTGcatctaataatataagtataataaagaaaatgggTTCTATTTTAGGACCTACTGATGGTAACTATAAGGTAGAAATTCCAAATGCTTGTGCATTAGGTGGCGCATATAAAGCAAGTTGGAGTTATTTCTGTGAATCAGAGACGAAGTGGATTAATTATGATGCTTATATCAATAAGtactttaattttaaagagTTAGATACTATTAAAGTCAAGGATCACTGGGAAGATTACTTTACTGGGATGGGGATGTTAGCTAAGATGgaacaagaattaaagcACGATTAGATTCTCAAACTGGATTTTTTTCtctatatataaattctcACAAAAAATTTcgtcaataataaatatatatttcaatattgagTATGATATCTAGGTTTGGACGTATACCAATTAGATTGGTAAGTATCCAGAAATATCGATATTCAACTAAGACTCAGTCTCTATCTAATTTGTACAATCAGTTATCTCAAAATGCCCAAATAGATAAACCTAAACTCACAGTAATTAATGACATCTTAAAAAATTCacgaattgaatttgaacaaAACCAAAACCAGGAGGATATAGACTCTATTCATAATTTACTCAAGCTTGTTAAGTCGCATGAAGGattggaaaatattgagaaatctgatataattaataacTTACTTTCATATGGTCTCAGGCATGATTTTTCGTTGTATCATACAGCTAAGAAATTCGATAACCATAAATGGTCTCCGGATGCATTGATTAGTTTAATTGACTCAAACCCGGGTAGAGTAGACCAGTCTTGGGATTTGTATTTAAGACACGGAAAAGATATCGAAAATGATATGTTatattcaaagattttagagaaattattattaggcgaaaaaattgaaatcagCGATAATGagtttgaaattgatattggCAAGCTAGCAAAATCATTAGCACTTGTTGATAAACTAAGTTTTCCAGAAGATAATGCCCAGATTgagaatttaataaaggGTTTGATTCACCTGAAAGTGCTTTCAGGGCTTTCATTGAGCCGCTTAAACAacgaatttattgaaggtAAGTTAATGCAAATGGActtagataaattatcGTTCCTTAAGCTATTCAGTATGGTATTCCACAGAAGCCCTGGTATATTACAGAAGGAAGCTTTATGTAAAGCTCTTACGATCTCACATCAACTTGACGAAAAGTTGgtcaatgaagata
Proteins encoded:
- a CDS encoding DEHA2C06952p (weakly similar to uniprot|P46965 Saccharomyces cerevisiae YJR010Ca Microsomal signal peptidase subunit); this translates as MDTISEYLEFSIDFKGQEKAEDIVHKSNYLIIPISLIIGWLTQDLFSTVISFLVQFAIVLLIVLPNWPLYNKNPVSWIQIKYEL
- a CDS encoding DEHA2C06974p (similar to uniprot|P42826 Saccharomyces cerevisiae YGR194c XKS1 xylulokinase), which gives rise to MSYEKSKDLFLGFDLSTQQLKIIATDENLEHLETFHVEFDDLYKEKYGIKKGVISNDDSGEIVSPVAMWLDALDHIFGHMKEKGFPFDKVRGISGSGQQHGSVYWSNNAPTLLQGLKADSPLSEQLKGAFTFENSPNWQDHSTGEEIKTFEETVGGSDHLAEITGSRAHYRFTGLQIRKLAVRTNPSKYRETYRISLVSSFMASVLLGKITNIEQAEACGMNLYDIKKDDYDEELLSLAAGVHSAKDGATKEQTEAGVSELKKKLGEIKPITYENAGDISQYFVNKYGFNSDVKIYSFTGDNLATIISLPLAPNDILTSLGTSTTVLLITKNYIPSSQYHLFMHPTMPNHYMGMICYCNGSLAREKIRDSVNEKTGVKDSKSWDKFNELLDSSDTFNNELGIYFPLGEIVPNASAQYKRCKLDDQNKLINVDSWDVEEDVSSIVESQTLSCRLRAGPMISSSGSADSTPTPESSDSRKLYQDLHQKFGDLYTDGKKQTYESLTSRPHKVFFVGGASNNISIIKKMGSILGPTDGNYKVEIPNACALGGAYKASWSYFCESETKWINYDAYINKYFNFKELDTIKVKDHWEDYFTGMGMLAKMEQELKHD
- a CDS encoding DEHA2C06996p (weakly similar to uniprot|P47084 Saccharomyces cerevisiae YJR003c), yielding MISRFGRIPIRLVSIQKYRYSTKTQSLSNLYNQLSQNAQIDKPKLTVINDILKNSRIEFEQNQNQEDIDSIHNLLKLVKSHEGLENIEKSDIINNLLSYGLRHDFSLYHTAKKFDNHKWSPDALISLIDSNPGRVDQSWDLYLRHGKDIENDMLYSKILEKLLLGEKIEISDNEFEIDIGKLAKSLALVDKLSFPEDNAQIENLIKGLIHSKVLSGLSLSRLNNEFIEGKLMQMDLDKLSFLKLFSMVFHRSPGILQKEALCKALTISHQLDEKLVNEDNKIEEKNFQMLRDEHAEISQSNEVEYSSFGNDSIIQLRKDLLSYIEENRLDMDKTPESILIRLKLIETYGMDTNDIKLALAKYHTYQTHEKFGIEFIQHKLIQSFCFQAIKESNEHYLKIAETLLTVENIPIKVLQCYIMANSEFNIDKSLEVYNDYIQNVSRSVNEHSGRSPSGLLTESLMLCNLYHNDREFAYLLFDKAVANGILSDELEIATVKKLFKVYGDSFVEDNWDAAKPILKRYILDSIRSL